Proteins encoded in a region of the Acidimicrobiales bacterium genome:
- a CDS encoding amidase, translated as MRSATEVADAVRSGALKASEILDECLSRVAQYNDALNAFVVLDPDAARAAAAAVDDAVAAGRDPGPFAGVPIGVKDLEDAAGLPTSHGSLIFKDSAPQTADSIHLARLRAAGAVVIGKTAAPEFGTVAFTHSRAFGTTRNPWNLERTPGGSSGGSAAAVAAGLVPMATASDGGGSIRIPAAFSGLVGMKPSFGRIPHPFPAVSQTSVYGVEVTTVRDAARHLDVTAGPADVDRTTLPPPTVRYEDAIESLDVRGLRLGFSVDLGYAVADPEVAEIVEAAAGDIFAAVGAPFACADVDLPEPIRTWLSAGTVDQYLNLDDGMWPDVAPQMVGFVRRDFESGENRTAPQIAKRFRFRHQFEAAWAEVFERYDVLICPTTAVPAFPAAGPPPSVIAGRELGPAYATPFCFPANIGWNPAISLPAGTTAEGLPVGVQVIARRHHDEVALRLGRLFEQARPWPPHAPGYAD; from the coding sequence ATGCGCAGTGCGACTGAGGTAGCCGACGCAGTTCGGTCCGGAGCGCTCAAGGCAAGCGAAATCCTCGACGAGTGCTTGTCCCGCGTCGCCCAATACAACGACGCCCTCAATGCGTTCGTCGTACTCGACCCCGACGCGGCGCGCGCGGCAGCGGCCGCAGTCGACGACGCCGTCGCCGCGGGGCGCGATCCGGGGCCGTTCGCCGGTGTGCCGATCGGAGTGAAGGATCTCGAGGACGCGGCGGGGCTGCCGACCTCGCACGGCTCGCTGATCTTCAAGGACAGCGCGCCGCAGACCGCAGATTCGATCCATCTGGCGCGCCTGCGCGCCGCCGGCGCCGTGGTCATCGGCAAGACGGCGGCGCCTGAATTCGGCACGGTCGCCTTCACCCACAGCAGAGCGTTCGGCACGACGCGTAACCCGTGGAACCTGGAGCGCACGCCCGGCGGATCGAGCGGTGGATCGGCCGCCGCGGTCGCCGCCGGACTCGTCCCGATGGCGACGGCGAGTGACGGTGGTGGTTCGATTCGCATCCCGGCGGCGTTCTCCGGACTGGTGGGGATGAAGCCGAGCTTCGGTCGCATCCCGCATCCGTTCCCGGCGGTGTCGCAAACGTCGGTGTACGGCGTCGAAGTCACGACGGTGCGCGACGCAGCGCGGCACCTCGACGTCACCGCCGGTCCCGCCGACGTCGACCGCACGACGCTGCCGCCGCCGACGGTGCGTTACGAGGACGCCATCGAGTCGCTCGACGTGCGCGGCCTGCGCCTCGGCTTCTCTGTCGACCTTGGCTACGCCGTCGCCGACCCCGAGGTGGCCGAGATAGTCGAGGCGGCGGCGGGCGATATCTTCGCCGCCGTCGGCGCACCGTTTGCCTGCGCGGACGTGGACCTGCCGGAGCCGATCCGCACGTGGCTCAGCGCCGGCACCGTCGACCAGTACCTCAACCTCGACGACGGCATGTGGCCCGACGTGGCGCCGCAGATGGTCGGCTTCGTGCGCCGGGACTTCGAATCGGGGGAGAACCGCACCGCGCCCCAGATCGCCAAGCGGTTCCGTTTCCGCCACCAGTTCGAAGCGGCGTGGGCGGAGGTGTTCGAGCGTTACGACGTGCTGATCTGCCCGACGACCGCCGTGCCCGCGTTCCCCGCTGCCGGTCCTCCGCCATCGGTGATCGCAGGGCGCGAGCTCGGCCCGGCGTACGCGACGCCGTTCTGCTTCCCGGCCAACATCGGGTGGAACCCGGCGATCTCATTGCCGGCAGGCACGACCGCAGAAGGCCTTCCGGTCGGCGTGCAAGTGATCGCTCGGCGTCATCACGACGAGGTGGCGCTGCGTCTCGGTCGTTTGTTCGAGCAGGCGCGGCCGTGGCCGCCGCACGCGCCCGGTTACGCCGACTAG
- a CDS encoding ABC transporter permease, which yields MKRLGLVAHQFRYDYRSYVREPTAVFFTAFLPLMFLVLIVGVFGNQAQPIGGGRRVSGATYYVPSIMALAVVSATAVNLAVSVATARERGTLKRLRATPLPPWVFLAARVVTQVITVTLIAGTVLLLGRVAYNVHLPPSAWPALLVTLAVGIACFCCVGFLMTLVIASEQAAAAVANALTLPLNFISGVFFPRGTIPQWMTHIAELFPIKHLVDALFTVFDPGNHGSRLAGRDLLVLTAWGVVSLVISARRFRWVPSNR from the coding sequence GTGAAACGCCTCGGGCTCGTCGCCCATCAGTTCCGCTACGACTACCGCAGTTACGTCCGCGAACCGACCGCGGTTTTCTTCACTGCGTTCCTACCGCTGATGTTCCTCGTCCTGATCGTCGGTGTTTTCGGCAACCAGGCGCAGCCGATCGGTGGTGGCCGGCGCGTGTCGGGCGCCACGTACTACGTCCCGTCGATCATGGCGCTGGCCGTCGTGTCGGCCACCGCCGTCAACCTGGCGGTGTCGGTGGCGACGGCACGCGAGCGGGGGACGCTCAAGCGGTTGCGGGCCACGCCGCTGCCGCCGTGGGTCTTTCTCGCGGCGCGAGTCGTCACCCAGGTCATCACCGTGACGCTGATCGCCGGCACCGTGTTGCTGCTCGGTCGCGTCGCCTACAACGTCCACTTGCCGCCGTCCGCGTGGCCGGCCTTGCTGGTCACGCTCGCCGTCGGCATTGCGTGCTTCTGCTGCGTAGGTTTTCTGATGACGCTCGTCATTGCCAGCGAGCAGGCGGCGGCGGCGGTGGCCAACGCGCTCACGTTGCCGCTGAACTTCATCTCCGGCGTGTTCTTCCCCCGCGGCACGATCCCGCAGTGGATGACTCACATCGCCGAGCTATTCCCGATCAAGCATCTCGTGGACGCGCTCTTCACGGTCTTCGATCCCGGCAACCACGGCTCGCGCTTGGCCGGCCGCGACCTGCTGGTGCTCACGGCGTGGGGCGTGGTCAGCCTGGTGATCTCGGCCCGCCGTTTTCGTTGGGTCCCCTCGAACAGGTAG
- a CDS encoding ABC transporter ATP-binding protein, producing the protein MGEAVIEVEGLCKRYGAFEAVKGIDLHVKRGEVFAFLGPNGAGKTTSVEIFEGFRHRDDGRVSVLGVDPDRGGLDWRARIGVVLQESRPEPLLTVRESIAQYAGFYPRPRPVDEVIRLVGLDDAAGVRAGKLSGGQQRRLDVGLALVGRPEVVFLDEPTTGFDPTARREAWAVLEGLKAEGLTVFLTTHYLEEAEVLADRVAVIAGGRIVAEGTPATLAGRNTAQSRITYRIAGDAETHVAHSDDVVADLQRLFTRTKRAKQTITELEVTRPSLEDVYLDLVADP; encoded by the coding sequence GTGGGCGAGGCGGTCATCGAGGTCGAGGGGCTGTGCAAACGCTACGGCGCGTTCGAAGCAGTCAAGGGCATCGACCTGCACGTCAAACGGGGCGAGGTGTTCGCCTTCCTGGGGCCCAACGGTGCGGGCAAGACGACCTCGGTCGAGATCTTCGAAGGTTTCCGCCACCGTGACGACGGCCGCGTGTCGGTGCTCGGCGTCGACCCCGACCGCGGTGGGCTCGACTGGCGCGCCCGGATCGGTGTCGTGTTGCAGGAGTCGCGGCCCGAACCATTGCTGACCGTGCGCGAGTCGATCGCCCAGTACGCCGGGTTCTACCCCCGGCCGCGACCCGTGGACGAGGTGATCCGCCTCGTCGGACTCGACGACGCCGCCGGGGTCCGCGCCGGCAAGCTGTCCGGCGGCCAGCAGCGGCGACTCGACGTCGGGCTCGCCCTCGTCGGCCGGCCCGAAGTCGTGTTCCTCGACGAGCCGACGACGGGCTTCGACCCGACGGCGCGACGCGAGGCGTGGGCCGTCCTCGAAGGCCTCAAGGCCGAAGGCCTCACCGTCTTCCTGACGACGCACTACCTCGAAGAGGCCGAGGTGCTAGCCGACCGCGTCGCTGTCATCGCCGGCGGCCGCATCGTCGCCGAGGGCACGCCGGCGACGCTGGCGGGCCGCAACACCGCCCAATCGCGCATCACCTACCGGATCGCGGGGGACGCAGAGACCCACGTCGCCCACAGCGACGACGTCGTGGCTGATCTGCAACGTCTGTTCACGCGCACCAAGCGGGCGAAGCAGACGATCACCGAGCTCGAAGTGACGCGCCCGTCGCTCGAGGACGTGTACCTCGATCTGGTAGCGGATCCGTGA
- a CDS encoding M1 family aminopeptidase translates to MRRAALLVAVALVGWTGACKGAPTRQGFAASTSTRPSTTSSSSTTTTSTTAAVAPAPNGCDAAALTRVAPRADRTKYTVDATLDLAANQVTGTLKAVFTPDKDTDHLVLRLWPNAPTPANKGAHEDIADVTVDGHAVTFHMDNPTTADVDTVDKKPLTPGTAITLALSFTLRLPGVSDDRLSRQGNTVRLGSWLPLLAWEPGVGWDVDPPTTSNAEASLTVASDFDVHFVAPAGLTVLATGVSDGPWHWTATAMGDWAASVGSFNLVEGTAAGAKVTVGVERSMSESPTAYLARVIAALTDLSHRYGNYAYPTFTLALTPNLTGGIEYPGHVMQGPNTNARTTPHEVSHQWFYSLVGSDQGRDPWLDEGLASWAEAQTNHTYASFLAKPIPADGRDHIGEPMTFWDPIHNDYYRSVYVQSVQALGALGVSTAAVDCALARYVAANAYRVATPQAVVDALKTVAPNAAAVLAKYGVKRIS, encoded by the coding sequence GTGAGACGCGCCGCGCTGCTCGTCGCGGTCGCGCTCGTGGGGTGGACGGGCGCATGCAAGGGCGCGCCGACGCGCCAGGGATTCGCGGCGTCGACGAGCACGCGCCCGTCCACGACGTCGTCGTCGTCGACCACCACCACGAGCACCACGGCCGCGGTGGCACCGGCGCCGAACGGGTGCGACGCCGCGGCCCTCACCCGCGTCGCGCCGCGCGCCGACCGGACCAAGTACACCGTCGACGCCACACTCGACCTCGCGGCCAACCAGGTCACCGGCACGCTCAAGGCCGTGTTCACCCCGGACAAGGACACCGACCACCTCGTGCTGCGCCTATGGCCCAACGCCCCCACGCCGGCGAACAAGGGTGCGCACGAAGACATCGCCGACGTCACCGTCGACGGGCACGCCGTCACGTTCCACATGGACAACCCGACGACGGCCGACGTCGACACCGTCGACAAGAAGCCGCTCACGCCGGGCACGGCGATCACGCTCGCGCTGTCGTTCACGCTGCGCCTGCCGGGTGTGTCCGACGACCGGTTGAGCCGGCAGGGCAACACCGTGCGCCTCGGGTCGTGGTTGCCGTTGCTGGCGTGGGAGCCCGGCGTCGGGTGGGATGTCGACCCGCCGACGACGAGCAACGCCGAGGCATCCCTTACCGTGGCCTCGGATTTCGACGTGCACTTCGTCGCCCCCGCCGGGCTCACGGTGCTGGCGACGGGGGTGAGCGACGGCCCGTGGCACTGGACGGCCACCGCGATGGGCGACTGGGCGGCATCGGTCGGATCGTTCAACCTCGTCGAAGGAACGGCCGCCGGCGCCAAGGTGACCGTCGGGGTCGAGCGGTCGATGAGCGAGTCGCCCACCGCCTACCTGGCGCGCGTGATCGCGGCGTTGACCGACCTGTCGCACCGCTACGGCAACTACGCGTATCCCACCTTCACGCTGGCGCTCACGCCCAACCTCACGGGCGGCATCGAATACCCAGGCCACGTGATGCAGGGCCCGAATACCAACGCCCGCACGACGCCGCACGAGGTTTCGCACCAGTGGTTCTACTCACTCGTGGGCAGCGACCAGGGCCGTGACCCGTGGCTTGACGAGGGCCTCGCCAGCTGGGCCGAGGCGCAGACCAATCACACCTATGCGTCGTTCCTCGCCAAGCCGATTCCCGCGGACGGCCGCGATCACATCGGCGAGCCGATGACGTTCTGGGATCCGATCCACAACGACTACTACCGCTCCGTGTACGTGCAGAGCGTGCAGGCCCTCGGCGCCCTCGGCGTGTCGACCGCAGCCGTCGACTGCGCCCTGGCGCGCTACGTGGCCGCTAACGCCTATCGCGTGGCCACCCCGCAAGCAGTGGTCGACGCGTTGAAGACGGTGGCGCCGAACGCGGCGGCGGTCCTGGCGAAGTACGGAGTGAAGCGAATCAGTTAG
- a CDS encoding SDR family oxidoreductase produces the protein MKRLEGRRIVVVGAGTRATDDPDAPIGNGRAISVLAAREGAAVACVDAHEGSARTTALLVEAEGAESAAIVADVSDPAQCASLVAEAVGALGGIDGIVLNVGIGAGVGLSHTTVQDWDLVANVNVRSHFLVCQAAKEHLGEGSAIVFISSVAGLQSGSRIPAYDTTKAALLGLNRHVAAELASRGVRANVVCPGLIDTPLGRVASGGRPSRDRTPVPLKRQGTAWEVAAPVVFLLSDDASYITGQVLTVDGGLFMR, from the coding sequence GTGAAGCGGCTCGAGGGTCGGCGCATCGTCGTCGTCGGCGCCGGCACGCGCGCCACCGATGACCCCGACGCGCCGATTGGGAACGGGCGCGCCATCTCAGTCCTGGCGGCGCGGGAGGGCGCGGCGGTCGCGTGTGTGGACGCGCACGAAGGCTCGGCGCGCACGACGGCGTTGCTCGTCGAAGCCGAGGGCGCGGAGTCCGCCGCGATCGTGGCCGACGTCAGCGACCCGGCGCAGTGCGCGTCGCTGGTGGCCGAAGCGGTCGGCGCGCTCGGCGGTATCGACGGCATCGTGCTCAACGTCGGCATCGGCGCGGGCGTCGGGCTTTCGCACACGACGGTGCAGGACTGGGATCTCGTCGCCAACGTGAACGTGCGGTCGCACTTCCTCGTGTGCCAGGCCGCCAAGGAGCACCTCGGCGAGGGCAGCGCCATCGTGTTCATCTCGTCGGTGGCCGGGCTGCAATCCGGCAGCCGTATTCCGGCCTACGACACGACGAAGGCGGCGCTGCTCGGCCTCAACCGCCACGTCGCCGCCGAGCTGGCGAGTCGCGGCGTGCGGGCCAACGTCGTATGCCCGGGCCTCATCGACACGCCGCTGGGACGCGTCGCGTCGGGCGGCCGTCCGTCGCGTGACCGCACGCCGGTGCCGCTGAAGCGTCAAGGCACGGCGTGGGAGGTGGCCGCACCCGTCGTCTTCTTGCTCTCCGACGACGCCAGTTACATCACCGGCCAGGTGTTGACCGTCGACGGTGGGCTGTTCATGCGGTGA
- a CDS encoding carboxymuconolactone decarboxylase family protein, whose translation MSPAPRVAPVTPEECDEKTTELLNGLGAGMSQALNIFTTLAHHPRLLKKWSEFGGVLLYRGELDPREREILILRTGWNCQSEYEFGQHRVIGLRSGMTEQEVDATCLAPDAAGWSESDALLIAAADELHAESKISDATWEKLAARYTKAQLIELVMLVGQYHLVSMALNSLGVQRDEGIDGFPA comes from the coding sequence ATGAGCCCAGCCCCACGCGTCGCACCGGTCACGCCCGAGGAATGCGACGAGAAGACGACCGAACTCCTGAACGGGTTGGGCGCCGGCATGTCGCAGGCGCTCAACATCTTCACGACCCTCGCCCATCACCCTCGTTTGCTCAAGAAATGGTCGGAGTTCGGCGGCGTGCTGCTCTACCGGGGCGAACTCGACCCGCGCGAGCGCGAGATCCTCATCCTTCGCACCGGGTGGAACTGCCAGTCCGAGTACGAATTCGGCCAGCACCGCGTCATCGGCCTGCGCTCGGGCATGACGGAACAGGAAGTCGACGCGACGTGCCTCGCCCCGGACGCGGCGGGTTGGAGCGAGAGCGACGCGCTGCTGATCGCTGCCGCCGACGAGTTGCACGCGGAGTCGAAGATCTCCGACGCCACCTGGGAGAAGCTGGCGGCGCGTTACACCAAGGCGCAGCTGATCGAGCTCGTCATGCTGGTGGGTCAGTACCACCTCGTCTCGATGGCGCTGAACTCGCTTGGGGTGCAGCGCGACGAAGGCATCGACGGGTTCCCGGCGTGA
- a CDS encoding NUDIX hydrolase N-terminal domain-containing protein: MPIDDEDLVRWSEALSGIARTGLAFTTSLYEQERFQEVLHVAADMRAAVEDAQPANDWNGEWMAGVGKGVPGYVTPKAAVGVVVGNERGEILLIQRANSGVWLYPTGWCDVGYSPAEVAVKEVEEETGIQVEPVRIIAVLDGMRMGMTHIPLYTIVFHCRPIGGELKGHPLETLDVGWFGRDALPEPLAGYEFWGEQAFAAIDGHPLEVRFDPPRDPVWRGDATP; the protein is encoded by the coding sequence GTGCCGATCGACGACGAAGACCTGGTGCGCTGGAGCGAGGCGTTGAGCGGTATCGCCCGCACCGGTCTCGCCTTCACCACGTCGCTGTACGAGCAGGAGCGCTTCCAGGAGGTGCTCCACGTCGCCGCCGACATGCGCGCCGCCGTCGAAGACGCGCAACCGGCGAACGACTGGAACGGCGAGTGGATGGCGGGCGTCGGCAAGGGCGTGCCCGGCTACGTGACGCCGAAAGCCGCGGTGGGCGTCGTCGTGGGCAACGAGCGGGGCGAGATTCTCTTGATCCAACGGGCGAACTCGGGTGTGTGGCTGTACCCGACCGGATGGTGCGACGTCGGCTACTCGCCCGCCGAAGTGGCGGTCAAAGAAGTCGAGGAGGAGACCGGGATCCAAGTCGAGCCCGTCCGCATCATCGCCGTGCTCGACGGCATGCGGATGGGGATGACCCACATCCCGCTGTACACGATCGTGTTTCATTGCCGCCCGATCGGCGGCGAACTGAAGGGTCACCCGCTCGAGACGCTCGACGTCGGCTGGTTCGGCCGCGACGCCCTGCCCGAGCCGCTCGCCGGCTACGAGTTCTGGGGCGAGCAGGCCTTCGCCGCCATCGACGGCCACCCGCTCGAGGTGAGGTTCGACCCGCCGCGCGACCCGGTGTGGCGCGGCGACGCCACGCCTTAG
- a CDS encoding DUF2993 domain-containing protein, which produces MIRRLFAPCAIIVLLIAADLTARGAVSSIVTTRAREEAPPGSSVKATVGGFPFVPPLLLSGKVKRASVHVTNLKAEVVVFASIDVDLSGVQLDRGRLLHQRKARITKIDHGTVRAVLTQQALSDALHGVNVEMANGHLTLAGIDVTPVVRNNHLTVGGFTVPLSDYLPCVGAFTIGDGQMEMTCAIDNVPPALLDAVNNAASLPSVVVVDGGPGGEGDVVDAHPLGDAARVA; this is translated from the coding sequence GTGATCCGTCGCCTCTTCGCGCCGTGCGCCATCATCGTGTTGTTGATCGCGGCCGATCTCACGGCGCGGGGCGCCGTCTCGTCGATCGTCACGACGCGGGCGCGTGAGGAAGCGCCACCGGGCTCGTCGGTGAAGGCAACCGTGGGCGGCTTTCCGTTCGTGCCGCCGCTGTTGCTGTCCGGCAAGGTCAAGCGTGCCTCGGTACACGTCACGAATCTCAAGGCCGAAGTCGTGGTGTTCGCGTCGATCGACGTCGATCTCTCCGGCGTGCAGCTCGACCGCGGCCGGCTCCTGCATCAGCGCAAGGCGCGCATCACCAAGATCGACCACGGCACGGTGCGCGCCGTCCTGACCCAGCAGGCGCTGTCCGACGCGCTGCACGGCGTCAACGTCGAGATGGCGAATGGCCACCTCACGCTCGCCGGGATCGACGTGACGCCCGTGGTGCGCAACAACCACCTCACGGTCGGCGGCTTCACCGTGCCGTTGAGCGACTACCTGCCCTGCGTCGGCGCGTTCACGATCGGCGACGGCCAGATGGAGATGACCTGCGCCATCGACAACGTGCCCCCAGCGCTGCTCGACGCCGTCAACAACGCCGCGTCGCTGCCGTCAGTCGTCGTGGTCGACGGTGGTCCAGGTGGGGAAGGTGATGTGGTCGACGCCCATCCACTTGGTGATGCGGCCCGCGTCGCGTAG
- a CDS encoding branched-chain amino acid ABC transporter substrate-binding protein, with amino-acid sequence MSRSTRSWWRASAVVMSLAIVTTACGKSNDNNASGSNNGTPVSIAFVGPKTGDAASLGINILNGAKLAVQQANDAQSKYKFTLKEFDTQGDPAQAPGQLAKYKDDASILGIVGPAFSGETKAVLPDLKNAGLVMISSSATNADLPNIPEGGSDVFHRVLPDDAAQGAGIAKFIKAKYAGKNVYFIDDNQEYSKGLTDQVSAALGTPKTAQNSTQINKDDDLYSAAVNAAKAAKPDLIFYGGYYQAAGKLKKQLSDAGVDAVFMSGDGSLDPGFISGAGAGAEGAIISCPCNLATESASGPLGTMAKDYKKAFNQDPGTYSSEAFDAANILIKGIEAGNTTRAKLLAYVEALPPYTGVSKKIVFQPNGDLEATTVYFFKVTNGKFVSAGDTDHL; translated from the coding sequence ATGTCTCGAAGCACCCGGTCCTGGTGGCGCGCGAGCGCCGTCGTCATGTCGCTGGCCATCGTCACCACCGCCTGCGGCAAGAGCAACGACAACAACGCCAGCGGCAGCAACAACGGCACGCCCGTCTCGATCGCCTTCGTCGGCCCGAAGACGGGTGACGCAGCGAGCCTCGGCATCAACATTCTCAACGGCGCCAAGCTTGCCGTTCAGCAAGCAAACGACGCACAGTCGAAGTACAAGTTCACGCTCAAGGAGTTCGACACGCAGGGCGATCCGGCCCAGGCGCCCGGTCAGCTCGCGAAGTACAAGGACGACGCCAGCATTCTCGGCATCGTCGGTCCCGCGTTCTCAGGCGAGACCAAGGCTGTGCTCCCAGATCTCAAGAACGCCGGGCTCGTGATGATCAGCTCGTCGGCCACGAATGCCGACCTGCCGAACATTCCTGAGGGCGGGTCCGACGTGTTCCATCGCGTCTTGCCCGACGACGCTGCGCAGGGTGCCGGCATCGCGAAGTTCATCAAGGCGAAGTACGCCGGCAAGAACGTCTATTTCATCGACGACAACCAGGAGTACTCGAAGGGTCTGACCGATCAGGTGTCGGCCGCGCTGGGCACGCCGAAGACGGCGCAGAACTCCACCCAGATCAACAAGGACGACGACCTGTATTCCGCCGCCGTCAACGCCGCGAAGGCGGCCAAGCCCGACCTGATCTTCTACGGCGGCTACTACCAAGCCGCAGGCAAGCTCAAGAAGCAGCTGAGCGACGCCGGCGTCGACGCCGTGTTCATGTCCGGCGACGGATCCCTCGACCCCGGCTTCATCAGCGGCGCCGGCGCCGGTGCCGAAGGCGCGATCATCTCCTGCCCGTGCAACCTCGCTACGGAATCCGCCTCCGGCCCACTCGGCACGATGGCCAAGGACTACAAGAAGGCCTTCAACCAGGATCCGGGCACATACTCCTCGGAGGCGTTCGACGCCGCCAACATCCTCATCAAGGGCATCGAGGCGGGCAACACCACGCGGGCGAAGCTGCTCGCCTATGTGGAGGCGCTCCCGCCGTACACGGGTGTATCGAAGAAGATCGTCTTCCAGCCCAACGGCGACCTGGAGGCGACAACGGTGTACTTCTTCAAGGTGACCAACGGAAAGTTCGTCTCCGCCGGCGACACCGACCACCTGTAA
- a CDS encoding branched-chain amino acid ABC transporter permease codes for MTLGAIYALVALGYTLVYGVLRLINFAHSEVFMVGAFGALFALHAVGFETAHATPAGLQLVGVVLLMAFAGMLASGTLAVVLERLAYRPLRKRGAPRLAFLITAIGASLFVQEFFALRYGRDEVPFPRTVNRTTIFSIFGAPVQAQKLIVFVASIVLMVGLERFVATTRLGRGIRATAQDTETAQLMGVDINRIIVVTFLLGGIVAGAAGGLYFGAYVENVRYNSGFIYGIKAFTAAVLGGIGNIRGALLGGFALGLIENYGATVIGGRWKDAFGFVILVLVLMFRPTGILGEQLGRSRA; via the coding sequence GTGACGCTCGGGGCGATCTACGCCCTGGTCGCCCTGGGCTACACGCTGGTGTACGGCGTGCTGCGCCTCATCAATTTCGCCCACTCGGAAGTCTTCATGGTGGGTGCGTTCGGGGCGCTGTTCGCCCTGCACGCCGTCGGATTCGAAACGGCACACGCGACGCCGGCGGGCCTTCAGCTCGTCGGCGTCGTGCTGTTGATGGCCTTTGCCGGCATGTTGGCGTCGGGAACTCTGGCCGTCGTCCTCGAACGCCTCGCCTACCGGCCGCTGCGCAAACGCGGCGCGCCGCGTCTCGCGTTCCTGATCACCGCCATCGGCGCTTCGCTGTTTGTGCAGGAGTTCTTCGCGCTGCGCTACGGGCGCGACGAAGTCCCGTTTCCGCGCACGGTCAACCGCACGACGATCTTCAGCATTTTCGGTGCACCGGTGCAGGCGCAGAAGCTCATCGTGTTCGTCGCCTCGATCGTGCTCATGGTCGGCCTCGAGCGCTTCGTCGCCACGACGCGGCTCGGCCGTGGCATACGCGCCACCGCGCAGGACACCGAGACCGCCCAATTGATGGGCGTCGACATCAATCGCATCATCGTGGTGACGTTCCTCCTCGGTGGCATCGTGGCCGGCGCCGCCGGCGGCCTGTACTTCGGCGCCTACGTCGAGAACGTTCGCTACAACTCCGGCTTCATCTACGGCATCAAGGCGTTCACCGCCGCGGTCCTCGGCGGCATCGGCAACATCCGCGGCGCCCTCCTCGGGGGCTTCGCTCTGGGGTTAATCGAGAACTACGGCGCCACCGTCATCGGCGGGCGCTGGAAAGACGCCTTTGGCTTCGTCATCCTCGTCCTCGTCCTGATGTTCCGGCCGACCGGGATCCTCGGCGAGCAGCTCGGACGGTCACGCGCGTGA